A genomic segment from Syntrophotalea acetylenivorans encodes:
- the nspC gene encoding carboxynorspermidine decarboxylase: MTGIDIPKILELAPSPAYVIDLGRLRHNLAILDQVQQRSGAKILLAMKAFALWPLFPLIGETLHGVCASSPWEARLGREEFGREVHSFAAAFKEADIVELLGISNHLVFNSFNQLERFRPLWQKEQGRVSVGLRINPEHSEGHTPLYDPCAPGSRLGIRRAEFNNQSLDGVEGLHFHTLCEHLFDPLARTAKVVEDQFGEFLPQMKWLNFGGGHHITREGYDIDGLVELIRYFQEKYKVQVYLEPGEAIAIGTGLLVSEVLDVVHNQLDTAILDVSATCHMPDVLEMPYRPDIHNGFDAGEKACSYRLGGPSCLAGDVIGDWSFEQPLSPGDRLAFLDMAHYTMVKTTTFNGIQHPAICTFEPENGELKVLRRFDYEDFKRRLA; this comes from the coding sequence CATCGATCTCGGCCGCCTGCGCCACAACCTGGCCATCCTTGACCAGGTACAGCAACGCAGCGGCGCCAAGATCCTGCTGGCCATGAAAGCCTTTGCCCTGTGGCCGCTATTTCCGCTGATCGGCGAAACGCTCCACGGGGTCTGTGCCAGTTCCCCCTGGGAGGCCCGTCTCGGCCGCGAAGAATTTGGTCGTGAAGTACACAGTTTTGCCGCCGCTTTCAAAGAAGCGGACATTGTCGAACTGCTTGGTATCTCCAACCACCTGGTATTTAACTCCTTTAACCAGCTGGAGCGGTTTCGCCCCCTGTGGCAGAAAGAACAGGGGCGGGTTTCAGTGGGACTGCGCATCAATCCTGAGCATTCGGAAGGGCATACGCCCCTTTACGATCCCTGCGCACCCGGTTCCCGACTGGGTATTCGCCGGGCTGAGTTCAATAATCAATCCCTTGACGGAGTCGAAGGGCTGCATTTTCATACTCTGTGCGAGCACCTGTTTGATCCGCTTGCCCGCACGGCCAAGGTTGTTGAAGATCAGTTCGGCGAATTTCTGCCGCAAATGAAATGGCTCAACTTCGGCGGCGGTCATCATATCACCCGCGAGGGCTATGACATCGATGGCTTGGTAGAGTTAATCCGCTATTTTCAGGAAAAATACAAAGTACAAGTCTATCTCGAGCCTGGCGAGGCGATCGCCATCGGTACCGGCCTGCTGGTCAGCGAAGTGCTGGATGTGGTACATAATCAGCTCGATACTGCTATTTTGGATGTTTCAGCCACTTGTCATATGCCGGATGTACTGGAGATGCCCTACCGACCGGACATTCACAACGGATTCGATGCCGGCGAAAAGGCCTGCAGCTATCGCCTCGGCGGGCCATCGTGCCTGGCCGGCGACGTGATCGGCGACTGGTCTTTCGAACAGCCCCTGTCCCCTGGAGACCGATTGGCATTTCTGGACATGGCCCACTACACCATGGTCAAGACCACCACCTTTAACGGCATTCAGCACCCGGCAATCTGCACCTTTGAGCCGGAAAACGGGGAGCTGAAGGTGCTGCGCCGATTCGATTATGAGGATTTCAAACGACGGCTTGCTTAG
- the speA gene encoding biosynthetic arginine decarboxylase — protein MKRWSIKSSAKIYNLPNWGEDFFSINKKGHICVHPSPSSKYSIDLRSLVDDLIKRNIQPPILLRFMDVLQGRIAAINRAFKSAIAEYDYPAQYQTFFPIKVNQQRQVVEAIAHFGKKHNMGLEVGSKPELVAAIFFATGEKLPIICNGYKDNDFIEMVLHATRIGYDITIVVEKLFELEKILALSKKAGIIPKLGIRVKLSSRGTGKWATSGGDDAKFGLKISELLAAVEILREHDLLDTVKLLHFHIGSQITKIDKIKNALIEGSRIYVEMRKMGVGLEFLDIGGGMGVDYDGSKSSDFSSANYTIEEYANDVVYQVKNICDEAGVVCPNIISESGRATVAHYSVLVTNILNTNTQNALPDFDEILEGAEKLSPTVEKLVGIYKSLDRHSLRVDYHDTVQLIQEAVSLFNLGYLNLHDRALAEWLCSKIFIKINGIVERLKTVPDELLEFQQSLRQTYFANFSLFQSLPDSWAIDQLFPIVPIQRLNEKPEIMASIADITCDSDGEITSFVGEQGRTEHLPIHKIEADEDYYIGFFLIGAYQEILGDMHNLFGDTNAVHVSFNRKTNYKIDTVINGDATWESLKYVQYKGPEILKHVRDTLEKGVASGKISFEETSQFLALLDKSLVSYTYLGE, from the coding sequence ATGAAACGCTGGTCGATTAAGAGCTCTGCAAAAATCTACAATCTGCCCAACTGGGGAGAAGACTTCTTCTCCATCAACAAGAAGGGCCATATCTGCGTTCATCCCTCACCGAGTTCCAAGTATTCTATCGACTTGCGGTCTCTGGTCGACGACCTTATCAAGCGCAACATTCAGCCGCCGATCCTGCTGCGATTCATGGACGTACTGCAGGGGCGCATCGCCGCAATCAACCGGGCCTTTAAAAGCGCGATTGCCGAGTACGACTATCCGGCCCAATACCAGACCTTTTTCCCCATCAAGGTCAACCAGCAGCGCCAGGTGGTCGAGGCCATTGCGCACTTCGGCAAAAAGCACAACATGGGCCTGGAAGTCGGCTCCAAGCCGGAGTTGGTAGCGGCTATTTTCTTCGCAACCGGGGAGAAACTGCCGATCATCTGCAACGGCTACAAGGACAACGATTTCATCGAGATGGTCCTGCATGCGACGCGCATCGGTTACGACATAACCATCGTGGTAGAAAAGCTCTTTGAGCTGGAAAAGATCCTGGCCCTTTCGAAGAAGGCCGGCATCATTCCCAAGCTCGGCATTCGGGTCAAGCTTTCCTCCCGCGGTACCGGCAAATGGGCCACCTCCGGCGGTGACGATGCCAAATTCGGCCTGAAGATCTCCGAACTGCTGGCAGCGGTGGAGATCCTGCGGGAGCATGATTTGCTCGATACTGTGAAGCTGCTGCATTTCCATATCGGCAGCCAGATCACCAAGATCGACAAGATCAAGAACGCTTTGATCGAAGGCAGCCGTATCTATGTCGAGATGCGCAAGATGGGAGTCGGTCTTGAGTTTCTCGATATCGGTGGCGGCATGGGAGTCGACTACGACGGTTCCAAATCGAGCGATTTTTCCAGCGCCAATTACACCATCGAGGAATACGCCAACGACGTCGTCTACCAGGTAAAGAATATCTGTGACGAAGCCGGTGTAGTCTGCCCGAACATCATTTCTGAATCGGGACGGGCCACAGTGGCCCACTATTCGGTACTGGTCACCAACATCCTTAACACCAACACCCAGAATGCCCTCCCCGATTTTGACGAAATCCTCGAAGGGGCCGAAAAGCTGTCACCAACGGTGGAAAAACTGGTCGGCATTTACAAGAGTCTCGACCGCCACTCCCTGCGGGTCGATTATCACGATACGGTGCAGTTGATTCAGGAGGCGGTGAGCCTGTTCAACCTCGGTTACCTGAATCTACACGACCGGGCCCTGGCCGAATGGCTGTGCAGTAAAATCTTCATCAAAATCAACGGCATCGTGGAACGTCTTAAAACCGTCCCCGATGAGCTGTTGGAATTTCAGCAGAGCCTGCGACAGACCTATTTCGCCAATTTTTCACTGTTTCAGTCACTGCCCGATTCCTGGGCCATCGACCAGCTGTTTCCCATCGTGCCGATTCAGCGCCTGAACGAGAAGCCGGAGATCATGGCCTCCATCGCCGACATCACCTGCGATTCGGACGGCGAGATCACCAGCTTTGTCGGTGAGCAAGGCCGCACCGAGCATCTGCCCATCCACAAGATCGAAGCGGACGAAGACTACTACATCGGCTTCTTTCTGATCGGTGCCTATCAGGAGATTCTCGGAGACATGCACAACCTGTTCGGCGACACCAACGCCGTCCATGTCAGCTTTAACCGTAAGACCAACTATAAGATCGACACAGTGATCAACGGCGATGCCACCTGGGAAAGCCTCAAATACGTGCAGTACAAAGGACCTGAGATCCTCAAACACGTCCGCGATACCCTTGAAAAGGGCGTTGCCTCGGGCAAGATCAGTTTTGAAGAGACCAGTCAGTTTCTGGCCCTGCTGGATAAGTCGCTGGTTTCCTACACTTATCTTGGCGAATAG